In a genomic window of Caloenas nicobarica isolate bCalNic1 chromosome 1, bCalNic1.hap1, whole genome shotgun sequence:
- the CLDN34 gene encoding claudin-34, protein MGEILDADALCSSLEILRGICKRNVFQFYQRHIDELGGRNDKVADVAGFGCLKKRLCPILLSLASALGLNVSPSSHGNRISDRVEHLQRMSSLAITSHLQLATFALGTVGWILCTVSMGIVEWRVWHVGNTTIISSGIAWVGIWKVCFISYLHVSPGYKELFCHKFSGDDSSIPPEIYAAQGLLLIAMFMGLLGLTATIFALRNVYMGITHKTLITRFFLVGGFFYIFAGLCVLIPVSWNFYSVTHNQSIAFSPSYYMPSSPAAQEPGAAIPIGIVAVILLLLSGTFSLSYRFLVTTNAVMKF, encoded by the exons ATGGGTGAAATCCTGGATGCAGACGCCCTCTGCAGCTCACTCGAGATTTTACGTGGcatctgcaagagaaatgtctt TCAGTTCTATCAGAGACACATAGATGAACTGGGAGGTCGAAATGATAAGGTTGCAGatgttgctggttttggctgccTTAAAAAAAGACTGTGTCCCATCCTCTTGTCACTGGCATCAGCTTTGGGACTGAA TGTGTCTCCCTCTTCACACGGCAACCGTATCAGCGACAGAGTAGAGCATCTCCAGAGGATGAGCTCCCTGGCCATCACCTCGCACCTCCAGCTGGCCACCTTTGCTCTGGGTACGGTAGGCTGGATCCTGTGCACCGTGTCGATGGGAATTGTGGAATGGAGAGTGTGGCATGTGGGCAACACCACCATCATCTCCTCTGGCATTGCCTGGGTAGGGATTTGGAAAGTCTGCTTCATCAGTTACCTGCATGTCTCGCCTGGCTATAAAGAACTGTTCTGCCATAAATTCAGTGGCGACGACTCCTCCATCCCCCCAGAAATTTATGCTGCTCAGGGTCTCCTCTTGATCGCCATGTTCATGGGCTTGCTGGGACTCACTGCCACAATATTTGCTCTAAGAAACGTTTACATGGGAATCACTCACAAAACTCTCATTACCCGTTTCTTCCTGGTGGGTGGTTTCTTCTACATATTCGCTGGTCTCTGTGTCCTGATTCCTGTGAGCTGGAACTTCTATTCTGTAACGCACAACCAGAGCATcgctttttctccttcttacTACATgccctccagcccagcagcgcAGGAACCTGGTGCTGCCATTCCTATCGGGATTGTAGCTGTCATCCTCCTACTGCTAAGTGGGACGTTTTCTCTCTCGTACAGATTTCTGGTGACCACAAACGCCGTCATGAAATTCTGA